Proteins from one Armatimonadota bacterium genomic window:
- the serA gene encoding phosphoglycerate dehydrogenase, producing MPSVLVSDPISEQGIDLLRAIPDCSVLVRTGMTPDELIQVIGEFDALAVRSETKVTAAILAAAPRLRIIGRAGVGVDNIDVAEATRRGVVVVNSPGGNTLAAAEMAIGMMLALARNIPQADAGMKAGRWDRKKYMGAQIFGKTVGIIGLGKIGQAVAQRVAAFEARVIAFDPFSNAESAAAIGAELVTLDDLIQQSDYISVHVPLTAETRGMLGTAQIARMKPGVRLINCARGGIIDEAAAAEAVASGKVAGVGFDVFTSEPVDAGNPLLALPQNVLTPHLGASTEEAQIGVAIDIAEQIAAVLQGQPARSAVNLPAVSPQDMDRLTPYLVLAKRLGSLQRQLAGSSSATAMQVVCIGDFANLPTEMLGRAAAEGLLEGHGDVPVNAVNAPGMLAAQGIAFSTSHRRSSEPASIEVRVEFNGSNRRVTGRVADGEPRVTSIEGYTLDIGAEGAVLMTRHGDRPGVVGRIGTLLGEHGINIAGMHLGRERVGGAALMALVLDSPVDAGTLDAISKLPGIETAQSVTL from the coding sequence ATGCCCAGCGTGCTGGTAAGTGACCCAATCTCGGAACAGGGTATCGACCTGTTGCGGGCTATACCCGACTGCAGCGTGCTCGTCCGTACTGGAATGACACCGGACGAATTGATCCAGGTGATCGGTGAGTTTGACGCGTTGGCGGTTCGCAGTGAAACCAAGGTTACGGCGGCGATTCTAGCCGCCGCACCGCGCCTGCGGATCATCGGCCGAGCCGGTGTCGGCGTCGATAACATCGACGTGGCGGAAGCCACGCGGCGCGGTGTCGTCGTCGTGAATTCGCCCGGTGGCAACACACTGGCAGCGGCGGAGATGGCGATTGGCATGATGTTGGCGCTTGCCCGCAACATACCGCAGGCCGATGCCGGCATGAAGGCGGGCCGCTGGGACCGCAAAAAGTACATGGGCGCCCAGATATTCGGTAAGACGGTGGGAATTATCGGTCTCGGCAAAATCGGCCAGGCGGTGGCACAGCGCGTCGCGGCATTTGAGGCGCGCGTCATCGCCTTTGACCCGTTCAGCAATGCCGAATCAGCGGCAGCCATTGGCGCCGAGCTGGTGACGCTGGACGACCTGATTCAGCAGAGCGACTACATCTCGGTTCATGTGCCGCTCACGGCGGAAACTCGCGGAATGCTGGGTACAGCGCAGATTGCCCGAATGAAACCCGGTGTAAGGCTGATCAATTGTGCCCGAGGCGGCATCATTGACGAGGCCGCAGCCGCTGAGGCGGTGGCGAGTGGCAAGGTTGCCGGCGTCGGCTTCGATGTTTTCACCAGCGAGCCCGTGGATGCCGGCAACCCGCTGCTGGCGCTTCCACAGAACGTGTTGACGCCACACCTCGGCGCCTCCACGGAGGAGGCCCAGATCGGCGTGGCCATCGACATTGCCGAACAGATCGCTGCCGTTTTGCAGGGGCAGCCGGCGCGCAGCGCGGTAAACCTGCCGGCAGTCTCTCCTCAGGATATGGACCGACTTACGCCCTATCTCGTACTCGCCAAGCGGCTCGGCAGCCTGCAGCGCCAGCTTGCCGGAAGCAGTTCTGCGACCGCTATGCAGGTGGTATGCATTGGCGACTTCGCCAATCTTCCAACGGAGATGCTTGGGCGTGCGGCCGCGGAGGGATTGCTGGAGGGCCACGGCGACGTTCCGGTGAATGCCGTGAATGCACCCGGCATGCTTGCGGCACAGGGCATTGCCTTCTCAACATCGCACCGGCGCAGTTCCGAGCCTGCGTCGATTGAGGTGCGCGTGGAGTTCAACGGTTCAAACCGGCGCGTAACCGGCCGGGTTGCCGACGGCGAACCACGGGTGACGAGTATAGAGGGGTACACACTGGATATCGGCGCAGAAGGCGCTGTGCTTATGACCCGGCACGGTGACCGGCCCGGCGTGGTTGGCCGGATCGGTACGCTACTGGGTGAGCATGGCATCAACATCGCCGGCATGCACCTCGGAAGGGAACGGGTTGGTGGAGCCGCGCTAATGGCGCTGGTCCTGGATAGTCCCGTCGATGCCGGCACACTGGATGCCATATCAAAACTGCCGGGCATTGAAACGGCTCAGTCCGTAACGCTGTAG
- a CDS encoding VWA domain-containing protein: MITHGQLDSVEFAENPEPRCPCVLLLDVSGSMQGAAIAALNEGLVAYKAHLSGDALASRRVETALVTFNDAVRVEEDFVTVDAFDPPQLAASGLTHMGAAIEKSLDLIEARKEEYKANGIAYYRPWVFMITDGEPQGESDADVSAAERRLHDAVGNKRIAFFAVGVEGANMVRLAAISPRPPVKLSGLNFVEMFQWLSASMKRVSQSQTSDDQIALPPPGWAAV, translated from the coding sequence ATGATCACTCACGGGCAACTGGATTCTGTAGAGTTCGCCGAAAACCCCGAGCCACGGTGCCCGTGCGTTTTGCTGCTGGATGTTTCGGGATCGATGCAAGGTGCGGCCATTGCTGCGCTGAACGAGGGCCTGGTGGCCTACAAGGCTCACCTTTCCGGCGATGCCCTCGCCAGCCGTCGGGTCGAAACCGCCCTTGTGACCTTCAATGACGCGGTGCGCGTCGAAGAGGATTTCGTGACCGTGGACGCGTTTGATCCGCCGCAATTGGCAGCCAGTGGCCTGACCCACATGGGAGCGGCGATTGAAAAATCGCTCGACCTGATCGAAGCGCGCAAAGAGGAGTACAAGGCCAACGGGATCGCCTACTACCGCCCCTGGGTGTTTATGATCACCGACGGTGAGCCGCAGGGCGAATCGGATGCGGATGTATCCGCCGCTGAGCGTCGCCTGCACGATGCGGTCGGTAACAAGCGTATCGCATTCTTCGCCGTGGGAGTGGAGGGTGCGAATATGGTACGCCTTGCGGCCATATCGCCCAGGCCACCGGTAAAGTTGAGCGGCCTGAACTTTGTGGAGATGTTTCAGTGGCTCTCAGCGAGTATGAAGCGCGTGTCGCAGAGCCAAACCAGCGACGACCAGATTGCGCTTCCGCCTCCTGGATGGGCAGCAGTCTAG
- a CDS encoding ABC transporter substrate-binding protein: protein MHTSSASAQPTLIQLGHSPDSDDAFMFYGLANHLVDSEGLEFHHTLQDIQTLNEWARDGRLECTAISVHAYTQVSDRYAILTHGASMGDGYGPIVVTRKPCSPEELCNLTIAIPGRMTSAFLALSLFLPGPFKAVVMPFDQIMEAVASGEHEAGLLIHEGQLTHGRLGLHCSADLGRWWKDDTGLPLPLGVNAIRKDLSAETQEKVSRALKASISYALQHRAAGLQHALQYARDMDTDTADRFVGMYVNDWTLEMGDAGRRSIELFLQRGADKGISAPVGMVEFVE from the coding sequence ATGCACACTTCCTCCGCATCGGCCCAACCAACTCTCATTCAACTTGGCCACAGTCCGGATTCCGATGACGCCTTCATGTTTTACGGGCTGGCAAACCATCTTGTGGATTCGGAGGGACTGGAGTTCCACCACACGCTTCAAGATATTCAAACGCTCAACGAATGGGCGCGCGATGGCCGGCTCGAGTGTACGGCGATATCGGTACACGCCTACACGCAGGTGAGTGACCGCTACGCGATCCTGACGCACGGCGCCAGCATGGGTGACGGCTACGGGCCGATCGTCGTTACTCGCAAGCCATGTTCACCGGAAGAGCTTTGCAACCTCACCATCGCGATACCGGGTCGGATGACATCGGCATTTCTCGCACTTTCGCTCTTTCTGCCTGGTCCGTTCAAAGCCGTGGTGATGCCGTTTGATCAGATCATGGAGGCGGTGGCAAGCGGCGAGCACGAGGCCGGTCTGTTGATCCATGAGGGACAACTGACGCACGGTCGGCTTGGTCTGCACTGCAGCGCCGACCTGGGCCGATGGTGGAAGGATGACACCGGTTTGCCGCTGCCGCTTGGCGTGAACGCGATCCGCAAGGACCTGAGCGCCGAAACGCAGGAGAAGGTTAGCAGGGCGCTCAAGGCCAGTATTTCATACGCGTTGCAGCATCGAGCAGCCGGTCTGCAGCATGCGCTTCAATATGCGCGAGATATGGACACCGACACCGCCGACCGGTTTGTAGGCATGTATGTAAACGACTGGACGCTTGAGATGGGCGACGCCGGCCGCCGCAGTATTGAGTTGTTCCTTCAGCGGGGCGCCGACAAGGGCATTTCGGCTCCTGTTGGCATGGTGGAGTTCGTGGAATAG
- a CDS encoding DUF1553 domain-containing protein produces MVSASTKLSAMVGLALAAVSGMRPALAAGTAPPPRPKLPAITSISVQPASLVLSNIRDVRTFIVTGQTKAGYAVDLSYLAHAVCHSPCVRIDAQDFVHPVRAGRATIIVTAGGRRAVLPVLVKSVSSPPVSFVEEIEPVISKIGCNAGTCHGAAKGKDGFKLSLRGYDPAYDYQALIDDVSGRRFNRTDPAKSLMLLKPTEAVPHMGGLVLKPGSRYYKLIKDWIAQGVTFDGKTASRPVSVSVLPKVPNVTLPGMTQKTIVIATYKDGVTKDVTRDAVLSSSQPLVATVQPNGTVTAVRRGEAALLVRYEGNYATQNILVLGDRAGYKWASAPEYNYIDKLVDAKLQKIKALAAPVCGDATYLRRVTLDLTGLPPTPSEVVKFLADKAPTQQKRAALVDSLIGSPDFVEHWTNKWADLLDCSSRYLGDDGVRKFHNWIHYAMATNMPYNQFVKSMLTASGDAYTVAPANYLRIVRDTSTATEDVTQLFLGVRFSCCKCHDHPFERWTQDQYYQIGAYFSQVAFKPGSRPGDEVVYDSGKGQMISPRTGDAVAPDVPVGYAKPITASYDDRREVLADWLTSAKNPFFAQAMANRVWSYFLGKGIIDPVDDIRSSNPPSNPALLAALTKDFVAHGFDVRHIMREIVLSRTYQSTIRTNKWNSDDDTNFSHFIPNRLQAEELLDAIDLATGAQTHFTAEPVGMLAEDLPDSSAPGSGGFLDVFGRPSRQTPCECERTVNVSLGQAMNLINGPTLSDAVDSPTGRIAALMKTNPSDADLVNSIFLASLSRYPTATEMAASTRALHQASTRERGAQDLMWALLNSPAFLFNR; encoded by the coding sequence ATGGTATCTGCTTCGACAAAGCTGTCTGCAATGGTTGGACTGGCGCTCGCCGCGGTTAGTGGCATGCGCCCCGCGCTGGCCGCCGGGACCGCTCCGCCGCCCCGTCCCAAATTGCCGGCGATTACCTCCATCAGCGTCCAGCCGGCCAGTTTGGTACTCAGTAACATTCGCGACGTTCGCACATTCATCGTTACCGGCCAGACCAAAGCTGGATACGCGGTAGATTTGTCGTACCTGGCGCACGCCGTTTGCCACTCACCCTGCGTCCGAATCGACGCGCAGGACTTTGTCCATCCGGTACGAGCGGGTCGGGCCACCATCATCGTTACGGCCGGCGGCCGCCGGGCCGTGCTGCCCGTACTGGTGAAAAGCGTTAGCTCACCACCTGTCAGCTTCGTAGAAGAGATTGAGCCGGTCATAAGCAAAATCGGCTGCAACGCCGGCACGTGCCACGGCGCTGCCAAAGGCAAAGATGGCTTCAAGCTGTCGCTGCGTGGTTACGACCCAGCGTACGACTATCAGGCGTTGATTGATGACGTCTCGGGACGGCGGTTCAATCGCACAGATCCGGCGAAAAGCCTGATGCTCCTGAAGCCCACAGAGGCCGTACCTCACATGGGTGGGTTGGTGTTGAAGCCCGGCAGCCGGTACTACAAGCTGATCAAAGACTGGATCGCGCAGGGTGTCACCTTCGACGGCAAAACGGCATCGCGCCCTGTATCCGTTTCGGTGCTGCCCAAAGTTCCTAACGTCACGCTGCCAGGCATGACGCAGAAGACGATTGTCATCGCAACGTACAAGGATGGCGTTACGAAAGATGTGACGCGCGACGCGGTCCTCAGCAGCAGTCAGCCGCTGGTGGCCACCGTGCAGCCGAATGGCACGGTTACTGCCGTACGCCGCGGCGAGGCCGCCCTTTTGGTGCGTTACGAGGGCAACTACGCCACCCAGAATATCCTGGTGCTTGGAGACCGTGCCGGTTATAAGTGGGCTTCGGCTCCGGAGTACAACTACATCGACAAGCTGGTTGACGCCAAGCTGCAGAAGATCAAGGCGCTGGCGGCGCCGGTTTGCGGAGACGCCACCTACCTGCGGCGCGTTACGCTTGACTTGACCGGCTTGCCGCCAACCCCGTCCGAGGTGGTCAAGTTCCTTGCCGATAAAGCTCCGACGCAGCAGAAGCGTGCGGCGCTCGTCGACTCCCTTATCGGCTCGCCAGACTTTGTGGAGCACTGGACAAACAAATGGGCTGACCTGCTTGATTGCAGTTCGCGGTACCTGGGCGATGATGGTGTGCGCAAGTTTCACAACTGGATTCACTACGCCATGGCGACCAACATGCCGTACAACCAGTTTGTAAAGTCGATGCTGACGGCCAGTGGCGACGCCTACACCGTGGCGCCGGCCAACTACCTCCGGATTGTGCGCGACACATCTACAGCTACTGAAGATGTGACGCAACTGTTCCTCGGAGTTCGGTTTTCGTGCTGTAAGTGCCATGACCATCCGTTTGAACGCTGGACGCAGGACCAGTACTATCAGATCGGCGCCTATTTTTCGCAGGTCGCCTTCAAGCCGGGAAGCCGCCCCGGTGACGAGGTCGTGTACGACTCGGGTAAAGGCCAGATGATCAGCCCGCGTACCGGTGACGCAGTAGCCCCGGATGTGCCGGTGGGCTATGCGAAACCGATCACGGCATCGTACGACGATCGGCGTGAGGTTCTTGCCGACTGGCTCACGTCGGCAAAGAATCCGTTCTTCGCACAGGCAATGGCCAACCGGGTATGGAGCTACTTCCTGGGCAAGGGGATCATCGATCCGGTTGATGATATCCGCTCCAGTAATCCGCCAAGTAACCCGGCTCTGCTGGCGGCGCTCACTAAGGATTTCGTGGCACACGGGTTCGATGTACGGCACATCATGCGTGAGATCGTGTTGTCGAGAACATACCAATCGACTATCCGCACCAACAAGTGGAATAGCGACGATGACACGAATTTCTCGCACTTCATTCCAAACCGGCTCCAAGCGGAGGAGCTGTTGGACGCGATCGACCTTGCCACCGGTGCTCAAACGCACTTTACGGCTGAGCCCGTCGGGATGCTTGCAGAAGACCTGCCCGATTCCTCCGCTCCCGGAAGTGGCGGCTTCCTGGACGTGTTCGGTAGGCCGTCCCGCCAAACGCCGTGCGAATGTGAACGCACGGTGAATGTAAGCCTTGGCCAGGCGATGAACCTCATAAACGGTCCCACGCTGTCGGATGCTGTCGACAGCCCAACAGGACGCATCGCCGCGCTTATGAAAACCAATCCGAGTGACGCCGATTTGGTGAACAGCATCTTCCTTGCGTCACTGTCGCGCTATCCAACTGCCACCGAAATGGCCGCATCCACGCGCGCACTGCATCAAGCCTCAACCCGGGAGCGTGGCGCGCAGGATTTAATGTGGGCGCTACTCAACAGCCCGGCGTTTCTCTTTAACCGGTAA
- a CDS encoding ATP-binding protein has product MADLPPVPLEDLLHEGMQRARVYNWNSAIEFFRGAVAADAENVEARFRLGWALWNLAEAEKPTLADLAVAYGAHVLGFDETARDGKRRYRAYRQNLNDAAHYLKSVTSRDPAHARAWHYLGRTLQALERRPEAAEAARKAAELEPANTGYRGLARSLEGIDSVAPETTPREPLTWADLVVNDKTKRELRQVQLMMEKPELAQQLGVQPPTGLLLKGPPGTGKTTIARVLAHEAKCSFYSITPADIHQMYVGESEKRVRDLFARARATPPAIIFIDEVDALLPMRQGGVAIHSDKVVNQFLQEMDGLTRNERVLVIAATNRPDMLDPALRRGGRLSREIEIPMPEANGRLQLLQLCTRSAQLDDDVELDELVRITDGYSGADIRALVDEAGLQALIRIADGDENQSRSLTLADFRTALENLG; this is encoded by the coding sequence ATGGCCGATTTACCACCTGTACCGCTGGAAGACCTGCTGCACGAAGGCATGCAGCGCGCCCGCGTGTACAACTGGAATAGCGCCATTGAGTTTTTCCGAGGGGCCGTAGCTGCCGATGCCGAGAACGTTGAAGCACGATTCCGGCTTGGCTGGGCACTCTGGAACCTGGCTGAAGCTGAGAAACCCACGCTGGCCGACCTTGCGGTTGCGTATGGCGCGCATGTGCTGGGATTTGATGAAACCGCCCGCGATGGGAAGCGTCGTTATCGAGCGTACCGACAGAATCTGAATGACGCCGCCCACTACCTGAAATCGGTTACCTCGCGGGATCCGGCACACGCCCGGGCATGGCACTACCTGGGAAGAACGCTTCAAGCACTGGAGCGGCGTCCCGAGGCGGCCGAAGCAGCGCGCAAAGCCGCCGAACTGGAGCCTGCAAACACCGGCTATCGGGGATTGGCGCGCTCGCTGGAGGGCATCGACTCCGTGGCTCCAGAAACAACACCTCGCGAGCCTCTTACGTGGGCGGATCTGGTGGTCAACGATAAGACCAAGCGAGAGTTGCGGCAGGTGCAGCTGATGATGGAGAAGCCGGAGCTGGCGCAGCAGCTCGGTGTGCAGCCGCCCACCGGTCTGCTGCTCAAGGGCCCGCCCGGGACCGGCAAAACCACCATTGCGCGTGTGTTAGCCCACGAAGCAAAGTGCAGCTTTTACTCGATAACGCCGGCCGATATTCACCAGATGTATGTTGGCGAGAGTGAAAAACGCGTGCGCGACCTGTTTGCACGGGCGCGCGCCACGCCGCCCGCCATCATCTTCATCGATGAGGTCGACGCGCTCCTACCGATGCGTCAGGGTGGCGTGGCGATTCATTCCGACAAGGTGGTCAATCAGTTTCTGCAGGAGATGGACGGCCTTACTCGTAACGAACGCGTGCTGGTAATTGCCGCCACGAACCGACCCGATATGCTCGACCCGGCTCTGCGCCGAGGGGGAAGGCTGTCGCGCGAGATTGAGATACCGATGCCGGAAGCCAACGGCCGGCTGCAACTGCTGCAACTTTGCACCCGCTCGGCTCAGCTCGACGATGATGTTGAGCTGGACGAACTGGTCCGCATCACGGATGGTTACAGCGGCGCGGATATCCGGGCATTGGTTGATGAAGCTGGGCTCCAGGCGCTCATCCGGATCGCCGACGGCGATGAGAACCAGTCGCGATCATTGACTTTGGCCGATTTTAGAACGGCGCTGGAGAATCTTGGCTGA
- a CDS encoding glycerate kinase: MAGSVSTNVDSPNNLTGELAILACPNAFKGSLTALEAAHAICCGSEVAREHGARVTCRMLPLADGGDGTLDVLVAASHGEVRYCRVTGPLGEPVEARWGRLAGRLAGTAVIESAEAAGLRLLQPNQYQPLLTTTRGVGELMLDALEAGSRRLVVGIGGTATNDGGAGMLQALGVHLRDGQGSELVAGGAALAQLDSIDTSSIRLPSRVEVVVASDVTNPLCGPDGASAVYGPQKGATPAMVAQLDSALIRFASIAEAALGIPIAARPGAGAAGGMGAALMAFCHAKLQCGSDLVLQLAGFDEAARTSQVLISGEGRLDAQTAQGKLISVIARRAAELRLPLYALCGTVEAEAAAQLHEIGVTDAVALAGPATSTEEAMESAGPLLTAAAAALIRRLASPQSTSRPAGA; this comes from the coding sequence ATGGCCGGCTCAGTGTCAACCAATGTGGATAGCCCTAATAACCTCACCGGTGAGCTCGCCATTCTTGCCTGCCCCAATGCATTCAAGGGCAGCCTCACTGCATTGGAGGCGGCACACGCGATCTGCTGCGGCAGCGAGGTCGCTCGCGAGCATGGAGCGCGAGTTACGTGCCGGATGCTGCCACTGGCCGATGGTGGCGACGGCACGCTCGACGTGCTGGTTGCCGCCTCACACGGCGAGGTTCGCTACTGCCGGGTTACCGGTCCACTCGGCGAGCCGGTTGAAGCACGCTGGGGGCGGCTCGCCGGCCGCCTTGCGGGCACAGCAGTTATCGAGAGTGCCGAAGCCGCGGGCTTGCGCCTGCTGCAGCCGAATCAATATCAACCGCTGCTCACCACAACGCGCGGTGTAGGTGAACTCATGCTGGACGCATTGGAGGCTGGGAGTCGTAGGCTCGTCGTGGGGATCGGTGGCACGGCGACAAATGATGGAGGCGCCGGGATGCTGCAGGCGCTGGGCGTTCACCTGCGCGATGGTCAGGGAAGCGAGCTTGTCGCAGGCGGTGCTGCTCTCGCACAACTGGACTCAATAGATACGTCCTCAATCCGCCTGCCGAGTCGCGTGGAGGTGGTGGTAGCGTCCGATGTTACAAATCCGCTCTGTGGGCCAGACGGCGCGAGCGCAGTCTACGGACCGCAGAAGGGCGCCACACCGGCTATGGTGGCTCAGCTAGACAGCGCGCTCATCCGCTTCGCGAGCATTGCCGAGGCTGCGCTCGGCATACCGATAGCCGCCAGACCGGGTGCCGGGGCGGCCGGCGGGATGGGCGCTGCCCTAATGGCCTTTTGCCACGCCAAACTGCAATGCGGTTCGGACCTGGTGCTTCAACTCGCAGGATTTGACGAAGCGGCTCGTACGAGCCAGGTCCTGATTTCCGGCGAAGGTCGCCTGGACGCGCAAACGGCGCAGGGCAAGTTGATCAGCGTTATCGCCCGCAGGGCCGCTGAGCTTCGGCTGCCCCTCTATGCATTGTGTGGCACGGTGGAAGCCGAAGCTGCCGCCCAGCTGCACGAGATCGGCGTTACCGACGCGGTCGCCCTCGCAGGACCGGCCACGTCCACGGAAGAAGCGATGGAGTCTGCCGGCCCCCTTCTGACTGCGGCTGCGGCGGCGCTGATACGCCGCCTTGCGTCGCCCCAGAGCACGAGCCGGCCGGCCGGCGCGTGA
- a CDS encoding 2,3-bisphosphoglycerate-dependent phosphoglycerate mutase, translated as MAKLILLRHGQSTWNLENRFTGWVDIPLTEQGVVEARESGEKLLAAGIVIQEAYTSVLRRAIDTLEICLKAAQQEDLPVTYNQALNERHYGDLQGLNKAETAQKFGDAQVMLWRRSYDVRPPNGESLKDTAARTLPYYQREILPKLQAGNCVLVSAHGNSLRAIVMALDNLSEEAVVALNIPNGVPIIYEIGADGLPASKTEL; from the coding sequence TTGGCAAAGTTAATACTGCTGCGGCATGGACAATCCACCTGGAACCTGGAGAACCGGTTTACGGGATGGGTCGATATTCCGCTAACCGAACAAGGGGTGGTGGAGGCGCGCGAGTCCGGAGAGAAGCTGCTTGCCGCCGGCATTGTCATTCAAGAGGCGTACACCTCAGTGCTGCGGCGGGCGATCGACACGCTTGAGATTTGCCTGAAGGCGGCGCAGCAGGAGGACCTGCCGGTTACATACAATCAGGCGCTTAACGAGCGCCACTACGGTGACCTGCAGGGCTTGAATAAGGCCGAGACCGCTCAGAAGTTTGGCGACGCCCAGGTAATGTTATGGCGCCGCAGCTACGATGTGCGGCCGCCAAACGGGGAAAGTCTGAAGGACACCGCCGCTCGCACCCTGCCCTACTACCAACGTGAGATTCTGCCCAAGCTACAGGCGGGAAACTGCGTTCTGGTATCAGCTCACGGCAACAGCCTGCGAGCTATCGTGATGGCGCTGGATAACCTCTCCGAAGAGGCGGTGGTGGCCCTGAATATACCAAACGGAGTTCCGATCATCTACGAGATCGGCGCCGACGGCTTGCCCGCGTCTAAAACCGAGTTATAA
- a CDS encoding YtxH domain-containing protein, translating to MSSDSSAGGNLVFFLLGAATGAAIALLYAPQEGTETRRILGEKATTARDRASNVAQAAGQRARETVSSVSERAQTMVKKRGTNGAAGGAEPAADSD from the coding sequence ATGAGCAGCGATTCATCCGCCGGAGGCAATCTGGTTTTCTTCTTGTTGGGCGCCGCTACGGGCGCGGCCATCGCGCTGCTGTACGCACCTCAGGAAGGCACGGAGACACGCCGTATTCTTGGTGAAAAGGCAACCACAGCGCGTGACCGCGCCTCGAACGTCGCCCAGGCAGCCGGCCAGCGGGCGCGTGAAACGGTTTCCTCAGTGAGTGAGCGTGCCCAGACCATGGTCAAGAAGCGTGGTACAAACGGCGCCGCGGGTGGCGCCGAGCCTGCGGCAGATTCCGATTGA
- a CDS encoding DUF1501 domain-containing protein gives MLSIPGKQGRLCDSLTRRELMRVGGAGMLGLALPAFLRSEASAAPSTLPGFKSVKSVILLYLQGGPSHIDIWDPKPDAPADVRGLFKPIKTNVPGVWLSETMPLLAQQMDKCQLIRSVSYTPNGLFNHTAAMYQMLTGEQADKVSPSGQLEPPSPYDYPNVGCQIVKRLPPAVPMLPFVMMPRPLQESNVIGKAGTAGFLGKALDPYYLYPPGDDMDQTKMDHIKLDDFTLRGEVSKARMERRANLRTLIDSSMPDLEQAVSSYALDDYYKDALSLILSGRARKAFDLTEEPAAIRDRYGRHTWGQSCLLARRLIEAGTRFVQVNWPSVANGDPKTTAWDTHAANFGPLKNLHCPKLDSAVSALLEDMTHRGMLEDTLVLAVGEFGRSPRLGVSTSGNGNAPDGRDHWPYCYTALIAGGAIKPGQVYGKSDETASSPKENAVTPTDILATVYHMLGIPPSTIYHNNLGQPRELVKGKIITGLFS, from the coding sequence ATGCTCTCCATTCCTGGTAAACAGGGTCGGCTGTGTGATAGCCTGACGCGCCGCGAATTGATGCGCGTCGGCGGCGCCGGCATGCTTGGTCTTGCCCTCCCCGCGTTTCTTCGATCGGAAGCATCGGCCGCGCCCAGCACGCTGCCGGGATTCAAATCGGTCAAATCGGTGATTCTGCTCTACCTGCAGGGCGGTCCCAGTCACATCGATATCTGGGACCCCAAGCCCGATGCGCCTGCCGACGTCCGCGGCCTCTTCAAGCCAATCAAGACCAACGTACCCGGCGTTTGGCTTTCAGAAACAATGCCGCTGTTGGCTCAGCAGATGGATAAGTGCCAGCTCATCCGGTCGGTATCGTACACGCCGAACGGTCTGTTCAACCATACCGCCGCGATGTATCAGATGCTCACCGGCGAACAGGCCGACAAGGTCTCGCCCTCGGGGCAGCTGGAGCCGCCTTCACCGTACGACTATCCGAACGTTGGCTGCCAGATTGTCAAAAGGTTACCACCAGCGGTTCCGATGTTGCCGTTCGTGATGATGCCGCGCCCACTGCAGGAGAGCAACGTCATCGGCAAGGCAGGAACAGCCGGCTTCCTCGGCAAGGCTCTGGATCCTTACTACCTCTATCCGCCGGGCGACGATATGGACCAGACCAAAATGGACCATATCAAACTCGACGACTTTACGCTCCGCGGTGAGGTATCCAAAGCCCGTATGGAGCGCCGGGCGAATCTGAGGACGCTCATCGATTCCTCCATGCCCGATCTCGAGCAGGCAGTAAGCAGCTACGCCCTCGATGACTACTACAAGGACGCATTGAGCCTGATCCTGTCCGGTCGAGCACGAAAAGCGTTTGACCTGACCGAAGAGCCGGCGGCTATTCGTGACCGGTACGGCCGGCATACCTGGGGTCAGTCCTGCCTGCTGGCTCGTCGTCTCATCGAGGCGGGTACTCGGTTTGTGCAGGTCAACTGGCCCTCGGTGGCAAACGGCGACCCGAAAACGACCGCGTGGGATACGCACGCAGCCAACTTTGGACCGCTGAAGAACCTCCACTGCCCCAAACTCGACAGCGCCGTATCGGCCCTGCTGGAGGATATGACGCACCGCGGCATGCTGGAGGATACGCTGGTACTGGCCGTTGGCGAGTTTGGCCGCTCGCCGCGACTGGGCGTCAGCACTTCCGGCAATGGCAACGCGCCGGATGGCCGGGATCACTGGCCGTACTGCTACACAGCGCTCATCGCCGGCGGCGCCATCAAGCCTGGGCAGGTTTACGGAAAGTCGGATGAAACGGCGTCGTCGCCAAAGGAGAATGCGGTAACGCCCACCGATATACTGGCCACCGTTTACCACATGCTCGGCATACCGCCCAGCACCATCTACCACAACAACCTGGGCCAGCCGCGCGAACTGGTAAAGGGCAAGATAATAACCGGCCTGTTTTCGTAA